The Candidatus Zixiibacteriota bacterium genome has a window encoding:
- the asnB gene encoding asparagine synthase (glutamine-hydrolyzing): MCGIAGYFQMSEPSPPEHELLGRMVNAIRYRGPDEFGAYFDERCALGQARLSIIDLAGGSQPLCNEDGTAWVTFNGEIFNYIELRQELEKQGHRFRTNCDTEVIVHAFEQYGRNCVDHFNGQFAFALYDRSKRSLFVARDRLGIRPIFYAVHDGRFYFASEIKAIFCDPRVPRRLDLKGLDETFTWWTSAPPRTLFEGINELEAGSFVEITDGRLKTSRYWDMSFPERFDYDRPVQSYAEELRALLIDSVRLQLRADVPVGAYLSGGLDSSVTTALIRHFTQSRLETFSVTFEDKAFDESNYQQQMARHLGTSHHTVNCTYRSIAESFPKVIWHTERPILRTAPTPLLELSRLVRENNFKVVLTGEGSDELLGGYDIFKETLIRAFWAKNPDSQWRPAVLRKLYPTLPVSGARAKHYLEQFYKSGLDKTCEYYFSHIPRINTTTRLKEFLTADIRNAIDSHDSLGAFGRDLPKLFAKWHHLARAQYLESKSLLSCYLLSSQGDRVSAANSVEGRFPFLDHRVAEFAATIPPGYKIFGLNEKYVLKKAMRPELPPEIVKRVKQPYMAPDSNCFVQSDSPGYVADLLSEDAIAQSGLFNSRAVSLLYKKCLKGADEHLSFKDNMAFVGILSTQLLVKQFLNEFSIPSPTPRADFKVWHEDSEG; encoded by the coding sequence ATGTGCGGAATTGCCGGATACTTTCAAATGTCGGAACCGTCGCCGCCGGAGCATGAACTGCTCGGCCGCATGGTGAACGCGATACGATACCGCGGGCCGGATGAGTTCGGCGCTTATTTCGACGAACGCTGTGCGCTTGGACAGGCGCGCCTGTCGATTATCGACTTGGCCGGCGGCTCGCAACCGCTGTGCAACGAAGATGGCACCGCGTGGGTGACCTTCAACGGCGAAATTTTCAATTATATCGAGCTGCGACAAGAACTCGAAAAGCAGGGCCATCGCTTTCGTACTAATTGCGATACCGAGGTAATCGTCCATGCCTTTGAGCAGTACGGGCGCAACTGTGTCGATCATTTCAACGGCCAGTTTGCCTTCGCGCTGTATGATCGCAGCAAGCGTTCGCTGTTTGTAGCCCGCGACCGGCTGGGTATCAGGCCGATTTTCTATGCCGTGCACGACGGACGATTTTACTTTGCGTCAGAGATAAAGGCGATCTTCTGCGACCCCCGCGTGCCTCGTCGGCTCGACCTGAAAGGTCTCGACGAGACCTTCACTTGGTGGACCTCCGCGCCGCCGCGTACGCTGTTCGAGGGAATCAACGAACTGGAGGCGGGGAGCTTTGTGGAGATCACCGACGGCCGATTGAAAACAAGTCGGTACTGGGACATGAGCTTTCCGGAGAGGTTCGACTATGACCGCCCGGTGCAATCTTATGCCGAGGAGCTGCGTGCGCTGCTGATCGATTCGGTGCGGCTGCAGCTTCGCGCCGACGTGCCGGTGGGGGCGTACTTGTCCGGCGGGCTGGATTCATCGGTGACAACAGCGCTCATCAGACACTTCACGCAATCGCGCCTGGAGACGTTTTCGGTTACGTTCGAGGACAAGGCTTTTGACGAGTCGAACTATCAGCAGCAGATGGCCCGTCATCTCGGCACGAGTCATCACACGGTGAACTGCACATATCGATCAATTGCGGAGTCATTCCCGAAAGTCATCTGGCACACCGAGCGCCCGATTCTGCGCACCGCGCCCACGCCGCTGCTCGAACTTTCGCGCCTGGTCAGAGAGAACAACTTCAAGGTGGTGCTGACCGGCGAAGGTTCCGACGAGCTTCTGGGCGGTTACGACATCTTCAAGGAAACGCTTATTCGCGCCTTCTGGGCGAAAAATCCCGACTCGCAATGGCGGCCGGCGGTGCTGAGAAAACTGTACCCGACTCTGCCGGTATCCGGCGCGAGAGCGAAGCATTATCTCGAGCAGTTTTACAAATCCGGCCTGGACAAGACGTGTGAGTACTACTTCTCGCACATTCCGCGCATAAACACCACCACGCGCCTCAAGGAGTTTCTCACTGCCGATATTCGTAACGCCATCGACAGCCATGATTCTCTTGGTGCGTTCGGGCGTGACTTGCCCAAGTTGTTCGCGAAGTGGCATCACCTGGCCCGGGCGCAGTATCTCGAAAGCAAGTCACTGCTGTCGTGCTATCTCTTGTCGTCGCAGGGGGACCGGGTATCGGCGGCTAACTCAGTCGAGGGGCGGTTTCCGTTTCTGGATCACCGGGTCGCGGAGTTCGCGGCGACTATACCGCCGGGATACAAGATATTCGGCCTTAATGAGAAGTATGTATTGAAGAAGGCGATGCGCCCGGAACTGCCGCCGGAGATTGTCAAGCGGGTCAAGCAGCCGTACATGGCGCCCGACTCGAACTGTTTCGTGCAGAGTGATTCACCCGGCTATGTCGCCGACTTACTTTCCGAGGACGCGATCGCCCAAAGCGGCCTGTTCAATTCTCGCGCGGTGTCGCTGCTCTACAAGAAGTGCCTTAAGGGAGCGGACGAGCACTTGTCGTTCAAGGACAACATGGCGTTTGTGGGGATACTCTCGACACAACTGCTCGTGAAACAATTCCTGAACGAGTTTTCGATTCCGTCGCCGACCCCGCGGGCCGATTTCAAAGTCTGGCACGAGGATTCAGAGGGGTGA
- a CDS encoding class I adenylate-forming enzyme family protein, with amino-acid sequence MKVSDFLVKTAAAFEEKTAAIHLERHITYGELYRSSAALAERLKRYDLPDGSCAAILFENSIEYLICFFGSLMAGLVAVPLDTSLAPENINFMLADSGAKVFMVQGKYRRQLQQILGTNLALDLIISDKPLVPELPAPLIRIEDILEDTAPIASLSRAAAAVVDAAQAPHELAAIFYTSGSTGEPKGVMLSHRNLVSNTLATVEYLRLTRDDSVLVILPFYYIYGNSLLLTHVACGGHIVIDNRFMYPEVVLDSLEESKATGFAGVPSTFMIALNKSSIAKRKFADLRYITQAGGAMAPEITRRLMEACPRQEIWIMYGQTEASPRVTYLPPKRLEEKLGSIGIPVPGVEVRIIDENGAEVSTGETGEIAVGGPNVMLGYWNQPEATAEVLRDGWLITGDLARRDQDGFIYIVGRKREIIKAAGHRVSAKEIEERILESGLVAEAAVFGVPDDVLGEAIRAVVVLRPGVHADEKQIQGWCQKGLAPFKVPRVVSFVDSLPKYQSGKVNKLALKEQALKI; translated from the coding sequence ATGAAAGTATCCGATTTTCTCGTAAAGACCGCCGCCGCTTTCGAAGAGAAGACGGCGGCGATTCATCTTGAGCGACACATCACCTACGGTGAGCTATACCGATCCTCGGCGGCCCTGGCCGAGCGCTTGAAGCGGTACGACCTCCCCGACGGCAGCTGCGCCGCAATTCTATTTGAGAATTCGATTGAATATCTGATCTGTTTTTTCGGATCGCTGATGGCCGGACTGGTGGCGGTGCCGCTGGATACCTCGCTCGCGCCGGAAAACATCAACTTCATGCTCGCCGACTCGGGCGCGAAGGTGTTCATGGTGCAGGGGAAATACCGCCGACAATTGCAGCAGATTCTCGGGACAAACCTCGCGCTCGATCTAATCATCTCGGACAAACCGCTCGTCCCTGAACTGCCGGCCCCGCTGATCCGGATTGAAGACATTCTGGAGGACACCGCACCCATCGCCAGCCTCAGCAGGGCGGCGGCAGCCGTTGTCGATGCCGCGCAAGCACCCCATGAACTGGCGGCGATATTTTATACGTCCGGTTCGACCGGCGAACCGAAAGGGGTGATGCTCTCGCATCGCAATCTCGTATCAAACACACTGGCGACAGTTGAGTATCTTCGGCTGACCAGAGACGATTCCGTGCTCGTGATTCTGCCGTTCTATTACATCTACGGCAATTCGTTGTTGCTGACCCACGTTGCTTGCGGCGGACACATCGTGATCGACAACCGCTTCATGTACCCGGAAGTCGTTCTCGACTCGCTCGAAGAGTCGAAAGCAACCGGCTTTGCCGGGGTGCCGTCGACATTTATGATCGCGCTGAACAAGTCGAGCATCGCCAAGCGCAAATTCGCCGATCTCAGGTACATCACGCAGGCGGGCGGTGCCATGGCCCCGGAGATTACGCGCCGCCTGATGGAAGCCTGCCCGCGCCAGGAGATCTGGATCATGTACGGGCAAACTGAAGCGTCGCCGCGAGTAACATATCTCCCGCCGAAGCGGCTTGAGGAGAAACTGGGTTCTATCGGTATACCGGTTCCGGGTGTCGAGGTGAGGATTATCGATGAAAACGGCGCCGAGGTCTCCACAGGCGAAACGGGTGAAATCGCGGTCGGCGGGCCGAATGTCATGTTAGGTTACTGGAATCAACCCGAAGCCACCGCCGAGGTGCTTCGCGACGGCTGGCTGATCACCGGCGACCTGGCGCGGCGCGATCAGGACGGCTTCATATATATAGTCGGGAGAAAACGGGAGATCATCAAAGCGGCGGGTCACCGGGTGAGCGCCAAGGAGATCGAGGAGAGAATACTCGAGAGCGGACTGGTCGCGGAGGCAGCGGTGTTCGGCGTTCCCGATGATGTTCTGGGGGAGGCAATCCGCGCTGTCGTGGTGCTGAGGCCGGGTGTTCACGCCGATGAGAAGCAAATTCAGGGCTGGTGCCAGAAAGGGCTGGCGCCGTTTAAGGTGCCGCGTGTGGTTTCATTTGTAGATAGTCTGCCGAAATACCAGTCAGGCAAAGTAAACAAGCTCGCTTTGAAAGAGCAGGCGCTGAAGATATAG
- a CDS encoding acyl carrier protein: MATIDIDTTRQELKAFILETFLFGDDSDGFGNSDSFMERGIIDSTGVLELVSHLEQTYGISVEDEEMIPANLDSIDNLAAFVQRKAG, translated from the coding sequence ATGGCAACGATTGATATCGATACGACCAGACAAGAACTAAAGGCGTTTATCCTCGAGACCTTTCTCTTCGGCGACGATTCCGACGGGTTCGGCAACTCCGACTCGTTCATGGAGAGGGGCATCATAGACTCTACCGGCGTGCTGGAGCTGGTCTCGCATTTGGAGCAGACCTACGGCATCTCGGTCGAAGACGAGGAGATGATCCCGGCCAATCTCGATTCGATCGACAACCTGGCCGCTTTTGTGCAGCGAAAGGCCGGGTAG
- the nadE gene encoding NAD(+) synthase has protein sequence MKFTKDSLKIDAARAAEQMEAELRRQVGRVLKKSGAVIGVSGGIDSSVCAALCARALGPKRVVGIMMPETDSSPQSERLACQLGEKFGFETIKEDISGGLAGLGCYSRRDEAIRRVFPEYTDGWKNKIVIPTNILEKDTYNYFNLTVENPRGEVMTKRMPLEAYLQVVAASNLKQRLRMTTLYYHAEKRNYAVVGTGNKDEHMQGFFVKYGDGGADLKPIAHLYKIQVYQIAEAIGIPEEIIKRTPTTDTYSFEVTQEEFFFGLDFYTMDMLWYALENDVPPDEAAAVLGLTVAQVEHGYANIKRKVVATEYLRMAPLEMTTAG, from the coding sequence TTGAAGTTCACAAAAGACAGCCTTAAAATCGACGCGGCCCGGGCAGCCGAGCAGATGGAAGCCGAGCTGCGGCGCCAGGTCGGCCGCGTGCTGAAAAAGTCGGGGGCCGTGATCGGCGTCTCGGGCGGAATCGATTCTTCGGTCTGCGCGGCACTCTGCGCGCGGGCTCTCGGCCCAAAGCGGGTGGTGGGCATCATGATGCCCGAAACCGACTCGTCCCCCCAAAGCGAACGGCTCGCCTGCCAGTTGGGCGAGAAATTCGGATTCGAGACAATCAAAGAAGACATAAGCGGCGGTCTCGCCGGCTTGGGGTGCTATAGCCGCCGCGACGAGGCCATTCGGAGGGTGTTCCCAGAGTATACCGACGGCTGGAAGAACAAGATTGTCATCCCGACGAACATCCTTGAAAAAGACACCTATAACTACTTCAACCTGACCGTTGAGAATCCCAGGGGCGAGGTAATGACCAAACGGATGCCGCTTGAAGCGTACTTGCAGGTGGTGGCGGCATCGAATCTCAAGCAGCGCCTTCGCATGACCACGCTTTACTATCATGCGGAGAAGCGGAACTATGCGGTAGTCGGCACGGGCAATAAAGACGAGCACATGCAGGGGTTTTTCGTGAAATACGGCGACGGCGGCGCCGATCTCAAGCCAATCGCGCACCTGTACAAGATACAGGTGTACCAGATTGCCGAGGCGATTGGCATACCTGAGGAGATAATCAAGCGGACCCCGACCACCGATACATACAGTTTCGAGGTCACCCAGGAGGAGTTCTTCTTCGGGCTGGATTTCTACACCATGGACATGCTCTGGTATGCTCTCGAAAACGATGTTCCCCCCGATGAAGCCGCCGCTGTGTTGGGGCTGACAGTAGCGCAGGTCGAGCATGGCTACGCCAATATCAAGCGAAAAGTGGTTGCGACCGAATATCTGAGAATGGCCCCGCTGGAAATGACGACCGCGGGCTAA
- a CDS encoding Wzz/FepE/Etk N-terminal domain-containing protein, whose product MAATKTVGVIDIREILAMVWRRKWLVIIPAPLVAALTFASSYLLTPKYGCSTIIAIDPQVQLIADLQRMLSEPASYTAMQSRDRSNVLNSIYNELTSSHYAELLAERMKMPRQAYIDERAATYVQMQGSLTMERARLMVLQDMLKESVELGWASGDQIRIMVLSPHPVEARDLANHLGDIFIAEKMRQDLMDIRSSQDFSDVQLEKYERQVSDKVAEITRVEQRLARLRSADATTSESNRSEIEDEINQTESEIDDLRAQERTVLGRLRGIDGVNVNQLSLTETDAAREARDELGSRLKEIGDLLSRYTWNNPQVINFKLRQNHLLETIERENRAQVNAQYAQHQQSVRDDLVALFNARSTLDYLYSKKPYLESTLSDLAPSTDLIPEYEAQLAQLQRELQVATDIRDRFRRQQESSTISQALLEDRSSSKYRKVEPAKLPMKPMSPNRTKIMAMGILLGLVIGGGAVLVAELMDSSFKKVQDVEEVLGLRVIGISPKIDFR is encoded by the coding sequence ATGGCAGCAACCAAGACAGTCGGCGTGATCGACATTCGCGAAATCTTGGCCATGGTCTGGCGCCGCAAGTGGCTGGTGATCATTCCGGCCCCTTTGGTGGCCGCGCTCACTTTTGCCAGTTCCTATCTTCTGACGCCTAAATACGGTTGCTCAACCATTATAGCCATCGATCCCCAGGTCCAGCTTATTGCCGACCTGCAACGTATGCTCAGCGAACCGGCCAGCTATACCGCGATGCAGAGCCGGGACCGCTCCAATGTCCTCAACAGCATCTACAACGAACTTACCTCCAGCCACTACGCGGAGCTGCTCGCGGAGCGCATGAAAATGCCCCGTCAGGCGTATATCGACGAGCGTGCGGCCACCTATGTCCAGATGCAGGGAAGCCTGACCATGGAGCGCGCCCGCCTGATGGTGCTGCAGGATATGCTCAAGGAATCGGTCGAGCTGGGGTGGGCATCCGGTGATCAAATCCGGATCATGGTCCTCTCCCCCCACCCGGTGGAAGCCCGCGACCTGGCCAACCATCTCGGTGACATCTTTATCGCCGAAAAAATGCGCCAGGACCTGATGGACATACGCTCATCGCAGGATTTCTCGGACGTGCAACTCGAAAAGTACGAGCGCCAGGTCAGCGACAAAGTAGCTGAAATTACAAGGGTCGAGCAGCGGCTCGCCCGGCTTCGCAGCGCCGACGCCACTACTTCCGAGAGCAACCGCTCCGAGATCGAGGACGAAATCAACCAGACAGAGAGCGAAATCGACGATCTTCGCGCTCAGGAACGTACCGTGCTGGGCCGTTTGCGCGGGATCGACGGCGTCAATGTCAACCAACTTTCACTTACCGAGACGGATGCCGCCCGCGAGGCGCGCGACGAACTTGGCAGCCGCCTGAAGGAGATCGGCGACCTGCTTTCACGGTACACCTGGAACAACCCCCAGGTGATCAACTTCAAGCTGCGCCAAAACCATCTTTTAGAGACAATCGAACGCGAAAACCGGGCGCAGGTAAACGCTCAATACGCCCAGCACCAGCAGAGTGTCCGCGACGATCTGGTCGCCCTGTTCAACGCCCGGTCCACGCTGGACTATCTATACTCCAAGAAGCCTTATCTCGAGTCTACGCTGAGCGACCTGGCCCCGTCCACCGACCTGATTCCCGAATACGAGGCGCAACTGGCCCAACTGCAGCGTGAGCTGCAGGTAGCCACCGATATCCGCGACCGTTTTCGCCGCCAGCAGGAGAGCTCCACTATCTCGCAGGCGCTCTTGGAAGATCGATCATCGAGCAAGTATCGGAAGGTCGAACCGGCCAAGCTGCCGATGAAACCGATGAGCCCGAACCGGACCAAGATCATGGCGATGGGGATACTGCTCGGCCTCGTTATCGGCGGCGGGGCGGTCCTGGTCGCAGAACTTATGGACAGTTCCTTCAAGAAAGTTCAGGATGTCGAGGAAGTGCTTGGCCTGCGCGTAATCGGCATCAGCCCCAAGATCGATTTCAGGTAG
- a CDS encoding alkaline phosphatase family protein has protein sequence MYQRVLILVADGARDDLMRRLIAEGCLPNLKKHVVDRGCYRTALTVYPSTTGPAHIPFVCGLHPGSANIPGYRWLDRFEHDRKRRSIHRHRSLNSPRGLMVGRDMNPARAISLYEYFENPSSVLELIDYCPNQHLYKIIARRLFRIVQAHHLDDWSRVDKMVEQVVIKRIRAGSRCIIGSFFGIDEYSHLHEPFDQRTIGAYLNIDRAVGEIAEVMISEGVYHETIIAIVSDHGLSATSVHIPLVDITKQHGFNPYCYPKLYRRSCDSAVCESGNAMAQIYFRRGEKWGSHWNWEELRLDPRCSSLIDDLVRRDGVTFVAARDGVDRIVFIGRSGTLCASRNGDIYSVTVDGTDPLGGHPVGRFTRDELFHLTYDFTYPDAVNQLFMLFSASRSGDIAINAEPGFDLRLQYEDPEHHASHGSLHKVHMQVPLMISVPLVEEHVANCDLVPTILHLTGKKPRKPTDGRLLSVAVEAAPESAELKPSVHKKTNNLGSILATTFIIVAGIVLSAIFNKDITRVGEYLLSTYGQNWVDGILFLLTAVSSTPLVLPIWAYAMIGVALGYGVIHLAIVMALGSATGSLVSLLIGKYFGETAWMKRRFPEIHRHPWTYGRSKWYVTLMLFLGTASPLPCDVFYVACGVKRYPAALFWVTMVAARFVRYCYLGLAFKYAPELFQKMI, from the coding sequence TTGTACCAACGCGTTCTCATTCTTGTAGCCGACGGCGCCAGGGATGACCTCATGCGGCGGCTAATCGCCGAGGGCTGCCTGCCCAATCTCAAAAAACATGTGGTCGATCGCGGCTGCTACCGGACCGCGCTGACTGTATACCCCTCCACCACCGGCCCGGCCCATATCCCTTTCGTCTGCGGCCTTCACCCGGGAAGCGCCAATATCCCCGGCTATCGCTGGCTCGACCGCTTCGAACACGACCGCAAGCGCCGCTCGATTCACCGCCACCGCAGCCTGAACAGCCCGCGCGGCCTGATGGTCGGCCGGGACATGAATCCCGCTCGGGCGATATCGCTCTACGAGTATTTCGAAAACCCAAGCTCTGTGCTGGAACTGATCGATTACTGCCCCAACCAGCACCTGTACAAAATCATCGCCCGCCGACTGTTCCGTATCGTGCAGGCGCATCATCTCGACGACTGGTCACGGGTCGACAAGATGGTTGAGCAAGTGGTCATTAAGCGGATTCGCGCCGGCAGCCGCTGCATAATCGGGAGCTTCTTTGGGATCGACGAGTATTCCCACCTGCATGAACCTTTCGATCAGCGCACGATCGGCGCGTATCTCAATATCGATCGCGCTGTGGGCGAGATCGCCGAAGTTATGATCTCCGAGGGTGTGTACCACGAGACGATTATCGCCATCGTTTCCGATCACGGTTTGAGTGCTACATCGGTGCACATTCCGCTGGTCGACATCACCAAGCAGCACGGTTTCAACCCGTACTGCTATCCGAAACTGTATCGCCGTAGTTGTGACTCGGCCGTGTGCGAGAGCGGCAACGCCATGGCGCAAATCTATTTCCGTCGAGGCGAAAAGTGGGGGTCGCACTGGAACTGGGAAGAACTGCGGCTAGACCCACGATGCAGCTCGCTGATCGACGATCTTGTCAGACGCGACGGTGTCACGTTTGTGGCCGCGCGTGACGGAGTCGACAGAATCGTGTTTATCGGTCGGAGCGGCACACTGTGCGCCAGTAGAAATGGTGATATATACAGTGTAACCGTTGACGGTACGGATCCGCTGGGCGGGCATCCTGTCGGACGGTTCACACGCGACGAGCTGTTTCACCTGACATACGATTTCACCTACCCGGACGCTGTTAACCAACTATTCATGCTGTTTAGCGCGTCGAGGAGCGGGGATATCGCAATAAACGCCGAGCCTGGGTTCGATCTGCGCCTACAGTACGAAGATCCCGAGCATCACGCGTCGCACGGCTCGCTGCACAAAGTCCACATGCAGGTACCGCTGATGATCTCGGTGCCGCTTGTCGAAGAGCACGTCGCTAATTGCGACCTGGTGCCGACCATTCTTCACCTCACCGGCAAGAAGCCACGAAAGCCAACCGACGGGCGTCTCCTGAGTGTCGCAGTTGAAGCCGCTCCGGAGTCTGCTGAGCTCAAACCGAGCGTGCATAAGAAGACCAACAATCTCGGATCTATACTCGCGACTACGTTTATCATTGTTGCAGGCATAGTTCTCAGCGCCATTTTCAACAAAGACATCACCCGCGTAGGCGAGTACCTGCTTTCTACTTATGGCCAAAACTGGGTAGACGGAATTCTCTTCTTGTTGACCGCGGTTAGCAGTACGCCACTCGTACTGCCTATCTGGGCCTACGCTATGATCGGGGTGGCCCTCGGTTACGGGGTGATTCATCTGGCGATCGTCATGGCGCTCGGTTCGGCGACCGGCTCGCTGGTCAGCTTGTTAATCGGAAAATACTTCGGCGAAACCGCCTGGATGAAGCGGCGCTTCCCGGAAATACACAGGCACCCGTGGACCTACGGCCGCTCGAAATGGTATGTCACGCTGATGCTGTTTCTGGGAACCGCGTCACCGCTCCCGTGCGACGTCTTCTATGTCGCTTGCGGCGTCAAGCGCTACCCAGCGGCACTTTTTTGGGTAACCATGGTGGCGGCGAGGTTTGTCCGCTACTGCTACCTCGGCCTCGCTTTCAAATACGCCCCGGAGCTGTTTCAGAAGATGATATAG
- a CDS encoding TetR/AcrR family transcriptional regulator yields the protein MNRHETSPESKPLAAEDQPTRGRIVAAALHEFAVHGREGARIDRIAQTAGVNKAMIYYHFRSKDQLYIDVVVSFARAMFQQIRGPVFETSELSRALEIMAERHVEAFLDAGPIRPIILRELANPTPEVMDSIADVLTSTGLPQKIMTLIEQGEKDGRFRPIDIRQAIVAFVSMSIGYFIIAPIQDRALGITDRASFVRERQKVIVDLFLNGLKVR from the coding sequence ATGAACAGACACGAAACCTCACCGGAATCAAAACCCTTGGCCGCCGAGGATCAACCCACTCGCGGCAGAATCGTCGCTGCGGCCCTCCACGAGTTCGCTGTCCACGGCAGGGAAGGAGCTCGAATCGACCGTATCGCTCAAACTGCCGGAGTCAACAAGGCGATGATCTACTACCACTTCCGCTCCAAGGATCAACTCTACATCGATGTAGTAGTGTCGTTCGCGCGGGCCATGTTCCAGCAGATACGTGGGCCAGTGTTTGAAACCTCTGAGTTGTCCAGAGCACTTGAAATCATGGCCGAGCGTCATGTCGAAGCCTTCCTCGATGCCGGTCCGATTCGCCCCATCATTCTCAGGGAATTGGCCAACCCCACGCCCGAAGTAATGGACTCTATCGCGGATGTGCTTACCTCAACGGGTCTGCCTCAAAAGATAATGACCCTGATTGAGCAGGGCGAGAAGGACGGGCGCTTCCGACCTATAGACATCCGCCAGGCAATCGTCGCGTTTGTCAGCATGAGCATTGGTTATTTCATCATCGCCCCGATACAGGACCGCGCTCTGGGTATCACCGATCGCGCTTCGTTTGTTCGGGAGCGACAGAAGGTAATCGTCGACCTCTTCCTGAATGGGCTGAAAGTGAGATGA
- a CDS encoding TolC family protein, with protein MKYVIMAAVVVLSTSVTARELTLEQALQLAHEHSHTLREAEANRLAAEKLVSAAQAERFPTLSVDALAKFVDEVPSLNIDLAAQVDIAREFGSKETYQTDLRLTLPLYTGGRISSAIALARSGSEYRAALNDLERDRVFLQARLDYFSLTRSAELLRAARASLRRTSVLQDNILSLYSAGAADSVDLLEARLAYTRADFQVQQAEISSQSQRITLVSRLGLPAQEQIELTDPIPDPPQELPLVAVSTERPELRAAVAGIRAGEARVRSEKAGYLPTLAAFGGYSYGKPNIDPFTNQWNDNFTVGAKLQWSLNLGGGTSSKKAAASFELDAARRRHDNTAESISRETELAYEQLRLAHRRYFSSRTEWDVAAANYDLAQQQHQNGALSSNRLLEIEAVLSHAEASLAAARVDFYIAQSAYYFALADERLGKGL; from the coding sequence ATGAAATACGTTATCATGGCGGCAGTCGTCGTGCTGTCAACGAGCGTGACCGCGCGTGAACTGACCCTGGAGCAGGCGCTACAACTGGCGCACGAACACTCGCACACGCTGAGAGAAGCCGAGGCCAATCGTCTGGCCGCGGAGAAACTGGTATCGGCGGCGCAGGCGGAGCGCTTTCCCACACTATCAGTGGATGCACTGGCGAAATTTGTCGACGAGGTGCCGTCGCTCAATATTGACCTTGCCGCACAAGTCGACATAGCGCGCGAATTCGGTTCCAAAGAGACCTATCAGACCGACCTCCGCCTGACCCTGCCGCTCTACACCGGCGGGCGGATAAGCTCGGCGATTGCGCTGGCCCGTTCGGGCAGCGAATATCGCGCCGCCTTGAACGACCTCGAGCGCGACCGGGTGTTCCTGCAGGCCCGGCTCGACTATTTTAGTCTGACCCGGTCGGCTGAGCTTTTGCGCGCAGCGAGGGCGTCGCTTCGGCGCACGTCTGTGCTTCAGGACAACATCCTCTCGCTCTACAGCGCCGGAGCGGCCGATTCGGTCGATCTGCTCGAGGCTCGCCTGGCCTACACGAGAGCCGACTTCCAGGTGCAGCAGGCCGAGATCAGCTCGCAGTCTCAGAGAATCACTCTCGTTTCCCGGCTGGGGCTGCCCGCGCAGGAGCAGATCGAGTTGACCGATCCGATTCCCGACCCACCGCAGGAACTGCCCCTGGTCGCGGTTTCTACAGAGCGGCCGGAGCTGAGAGCCGCGGTCGCCGGCATTCGCGCCGGTGAGGCGCGGGTCAGAAGTGAGAAAGCCGGATACCTGCCTACTCTGGCGGCGTTCGGAGGCTACTCCTACGGCAAGCCGAATATCGATCCCTTTACCAACCAGTGGAACGACAACTTCACGGTCGGCGCCAAACTGCAGTGGTCGCTGAACCTGGGCGGCGGGACCTCGTCGAAAAAAGCGGCCGCATCGTTTGAGCTCGACGCCGCCCGTCGCCGTCATGACAACACGGCCGAGTCGATTAGCCGCGAAACGGAACTGGCCTACGAGCAGCTTCGGCTGGCGCACCGTCGCTATTTCAGCTCTCGCACCGAGTGGGATGTGGCGGCGGCCAACTATGATCTGGCGCAGCAGCAACATCAGAACGGCGCGCTGTCATCGAATCGACTGCTGGAGATAGAGGCCGTCCTGTCACACGCGGAAGCCTCGCTGGCCGCCGCCAGGGTTGATTTCTACATAGCGCAAAGCGCCTATTACTTCGCTCTCGCTGATGAAAGACTGGGAAAGGGTCTATAG